Proteins encoded together in one Oceanobacillus iheyensis HTE831 window:
- a CDS encoding PRC-barrel domain-containing protein: protein MLYSSNIKEMNIRATDGDIGKIKDIYFNDNWNVRFTVVDTRKWLPGRKVLLPLHIFHPINYESEYVEVDYDKDQIRNSPPVPEDEHFTPDDQGNVLDYFGWNMYKDNAVSTGGHSPLVTFDHPDVEQKNVPEEPHLNRNELLSNDTLRSEEETLDFKVHAKDGKIGNIVDFICDENNNWKITYIVVQNSENMTENEFYIYRTEQIQTVDWFERDLYINDSVKGLKGTTPFTDKNQILSKLS from the coding sequence GATATTTACTTCAATGATAATTGGAATGTGAGATTTACCGTAGTAGATACACGAAAATGGTTACCTGGACGGAAAGTACTACTTCCTTTGCATATTTTCCATCCTATTAATTATGAAAGTGAATATGTAGAGGTGGATTATGATAAAGATCAAATTCGAAATAGTCCACCTGTGCCTGAAGATGAACATTTTACCCCAGATGATCAAGGAAATGTATTGGATTATTTCGGATGGAATATGTACAAAGATAACGCTGTATCGACTGGTGGTCATAGCCCACTTGTTACGTTTGATCATCCGGATGTAGAGCAAAAAAATGTGCCTGAAGAACCACATTTAAACCGTAATGAATTATTGTCAAATGACACACTAAGAAGTGAAGAAGAAACACTTGATTTCAAAGTACATGCCAAAGATGGGAAAATTGGCAACATTGTAGATTTTATCTGTGATGAAAACAATAATTGGAAAATCACATACATTGTCGTGCAGAATAGTGAAAATATGACAGAAAATGAATTCTATATTTATCGTACAGAACAAATACAAACTGTAGATTGGTTTGAAAGAGATCTTTATATTAACGATTCTGTAAAAGGTCTAAAAGGAACAACACCTTTTACGGACAAAAACCAGATCTTATCTAAATTGTCTTAA
- the sigI gene encoding RNA polymerase sigma factor SigI, whose protein sequence is MMSQLKETPIEDKVYAIQQGNKFLQNELLRTYQPFIAKCVSEVCKRYIDPKRDDEFSIGLSAFNEAIFSYVPNKGSSFLSFAKLVIKRKVIDYIRYQQKRTASLSLDETYDEEQMENSLEIAAVQEKYQMEIDAQNRKEEILEFKEKLKLYKLSLVELTEVSPKHRDARESAVKTARILFNDPILREYVYRKKKLPIKDLVKKVDVSKKTLERNRKFILAMFIVLSEDYIYLKEYLKGVGQ, encoded by the coding sequence ATGATGAGTCAACTAAAGGAAACTCCTATAGAAGATAAAGTATATGCAATTCAACAAGGGAACAAATTTTTGCAAAATGAATTACTAAGAACGTATCAACCTTTTATAGCTAAGTGTGTATCGGAAGTATGTAAAAGATATATTGATCCAAAAAGAGATGATGAATTTAGTATCGGATTGTCGGCTTTTAACGAAGCTATATTTTCGTATGTTCCAAATAAAGGAAGTTCTTTTTTATCGTTTGCAAAATTAGTTATTAAACGGAAAGTTATTGATTATATCCGTTATCAGCAAAAGAGGACTGCGTCTTTATCATTAGATGAAACCTATGATGAAGAGCAAATGGAAAACTCACTGGAAATAGCTGCAGTTCAAGAAAAATACCAAATGGAGATTGATGCTCAAAACAGGAAAGAAGAAATTCTAGAATTTAAAGAGAAATTAAAGTTATACAAATTGTCATTAGTTGAATTAACTGAGGTATCGCCAAAACATCGTGATGCCCGAGAATCCGCAGTGAAAACTGCACGAATTCTTTTTAACGACCCAATTCTCAGGGAATATGTATACAGAAAGAAAAAACTCCCTATTAAAGATTTGGTGAAAAAAGTCGATGTTAGTAAAAAAACATTGGAAAGAAATAGAAAGTTTATACTCGCAATGTTTATTGTGCTTAGTGAGGACTATATCTATCTTAAGGAATATCTTAAGGGAGTGGGGCAATGA
- a CDS encoding anti-sigma factor domain-containing protein, which yields MKKGIVMERHRKYTILMTKDGSFVKGRVLSNQSEIGEEVVFRPIGNRQVMLRKQRGIPWKVSLLAAAVLLVILPIYFLSNGEKAFAYVTVDINPSIEMQVDDQFEVQTIEAINDDGEEVIGSLSEYEHDSIEEVIRQIILESEDHGFASEKNMVVGISYSGEDISYSIPNHLQNYLSTLQEWRVATLVIPEEIRELAQEEKTSMNEMMATQMNDNEELIDEEALDSNDKAIINSFFNEIEEANPDSSKQETEKKEDTEAINEEENSENEIKQNIANSAQKKEIVNTVEEDQDENIPDKEHKVREEKKERTPEKHWENKQVPSEKDNKKKQHEDKNHKSKLDEEIHDKYKEEHKNFKEHKSKSYKEHKNYKKHKNGKDKRNGHHHRTNSKHKHNELPKKEKNHNKEFK from the coding sequence ATGAAAAAAGGAATTGTGATGGAAAGGCATCGCAAATATACCATTTTAATGACAAAAGATGGTTCCTTTGTTAAAGGGAGAGTACTTTCGAATCAATCTGAGATTGGTGAAGAAGTTGTCTTTCGACCAATAGGAAATCGCCAAGTTATGTTACGCAAGCAACGCGGCATACCTTGGAAGGTGTCTTTATTAGCTGCTGCAGTATTATTAGTTATTTTACCGATATATTTTTTATCTAATGGAGAGAAAGCTTTTGCGTATGTAACCGTAGATATCAATCCTAGTATCGAAATGCAAGTCGATGACCAATTTGAAGTGCAAACGATAGAAGCTATAAATGATGACGGAGAAGAGGTCATAGGGTCCTTAAGTGAATATGAACATGATTCTATTGAAGAGGTTATCCGACAGATTATCCTCGAGAGTGAGGATCATGGATTTGCATCTGAGAAAAATATGGTTGTTGGTATAAGTTACTCAGGTGAAGATATTTCTTATTCGATTCCAAACCATTTGCAAAATTATTTATCAACATTACAAGAATGGCGTGTAGCAACATTAGTTATACCTGAGGAGATACGTGAATTAGCACAGGAAGAAAAAACTTCAATGAATGAAATGATGGCGACTCAAATGAACGACAATGAGGAATTGATAGATGAGGAAGCGTTAGATTCTAATGATAAAGCAATTATAAATTCTTTTTTTAATGAAATAGAAGAAGCGAATCCTGATTCATCAAAACAAGAAACGGAAAAAAAAGAGGATACAGAAGCCATCAATGAGGAAGAAAATAGTGAAAATGAAATAAAACAAAATATAGCTAATTCAGCACAAAAAAAAGAAATTGTAAATACAGTTGAAGAGGATCAAGATGAGAACATACCTGATAAAGAACATAAGGTAAGAGAAGAAAAAAAGGAACGAACCCCTGAAAAACATTGGGAAAACAAACAGGTTCCGTCAGAAAAAGATAATAAAAAAAAACAACATGAAGATAAAAACCATAAGTCTAAATTAGATGAAGAAATACATGATAAATATAAAGAAGAACATAAAAATTTTAAAGAGCATAAAAGCAAAAGCTATAAAGAACATAAAAATTATAAAAAGCATAAGAATGGTAAAGACAAACGGAATGGACATCATCATAGAACAAACTCAAAACATAAACATAATGAATTACCAAAGAAAGAAAAAAATCATAATAAAGAATTTAAATGA
- a CDS encoding YhdB family protein: MVIPDYDKALYYTLWGQWDDLLVLMVRTKDDMLSKKIERFLNDYHFSMDHQQVLSSHDTLLYYLEHAMKLTTPLNPEKIEM, encoded by the coding sequence ATGGTTATTCCAGATTACGATAAAGCATTGTATTATACACTTTGGGGGCAATGGGATGATTTATTAGTGCTCATGGTACGTACAAAAGATGATATGTTATCAAAGAAAATTGAACGTTTCTTAAACGATTACCACTTTTCTATGGATCATCAGCAAGTACTGAGTTCACATGATACTTTATTGTATTATTTAGAACATGCAATGAAGTTAACAACACCTTTAAATCCGGAGAAAATAGAAATGTAA